A region of Staphylococcus sp. IVB6181 DNA encodes the following proteins:
- a CDS encoding VOC family protein translates to MHIPKVTTFLMFNNEAEEAIELYTSLFEDSEVLSMVKYDEFGSGEAGAVQHAIFRLKDQVLMAIDNSNGTEIPMNPAISLFVTVDNAMEMERLYSGLKKGGAILMAKSELGPYREFAWVQDRFGVNFQLALMD, encoded by the coding sequence GTGCATATACCAAAAGTCACAACGTTTTTAATGTTTAATAATGAAGCTGAAGAAGCAATTGAACTGTATACCTCATTGTTTGAGGACAGTGAAGTCTTATCAATGGTGAAGTATGATGAGTTTGGAAGCGGAGAAGCAGGTGCTGTTCAACACGCCATCTTTCGTTTAAAAGACCAAGTACTTATGGCTATTGATAATTCAAACGGGACTGAGATTCCTATGAATCCAGCTATTTCTTTATTTGTGACTGTAGATAACGCTATGGAAATGGAACGTTTATACAGCGGTCTTAAAAAAGGCGGCGCAATCTTAATGGCTAAATCAGAACTTGGCCCATATCGTGAATTTGCATGGGTACAAGATCGTTTCGGCGTTAATTTCCAACTTGCATTAATGGATTAA
- a CDS encoding dihydroorotate dehydrogenase codes for MSRLNVEIPGLNLKNPVMPASGCFAFGAEFSQFYDLSELGAIMIKAATKEVRYGNETPRVAETDSGMINAIGLQNPGVHHILEHELKALEQYDVPIIANVAGSKEEDYVYVAEHISKDPNVKALELNISCPNVKEGGMQFGVDPKVAAELTRKVKAVSEVPVYVKLSPNVTDIVEMAKAIAEYADGLTMINTLVGLRIDAKTGRPIIANTVGGLSGPAIKPVAMRMVYQVRQAVDIPIIAMGGVQNAQDVIDYISVGANAVAVGTANFQNPMVCKEIIDELPALLDELGVNHINEFYKRTFEVTK; via the coding sequence ATGAGTCGATTAAATGTGGAAATCCCTGGTTTAAATTTAAAGAATCCGGTTATGCCTGCAAGCGGTTGTTTTGCTTTCGGTGCTGAATTCAGCCAATTCTACGACTTGAGCGAATTAGGCGCGATTATGATTAAAGCCGCAACAAAAGAAGTACGTTACGGTAATGAAACACCGCGTGTCGCAGAAACAGACAGCGGTATGATTAATGCGATTGGTCTGCAAAATCCGGGCGTGCATCATATTTTAGAACATGAATTAAAAGCATTAGAACAATATGATGTACCGATTATCGCTAACGTAGCGGGTTCAAAAGAAGAAGACTATGTCTATGTAGCAGAGCATATTTCAAAAGATCCGAATGTTAAAGCATTGGAATTAAATATTTCATGTCCGAACGTTAAAGAAGGCGGCATGCAGTTCGGGGTTGATCCTAAAGTTGCGGCTGAACTTACACGCAAAGTTAAAGCTGTATCAGAAGTACCGGTTTATGTGAAACTTTCACCAAATGTTACAGATATTGTAGAAATGGCGAAAGCTATCGCAGAATATGCGGATGGATTAACAATGATCAATACTTTGGTCGGTCTTCGAATCGATGCGAAAACAGGACGTCCGATTATCGCAAATACTGTCGGCGGATTAAGCGGTCCAGCGATTAAACCAGTCGCAATGCGTATGGTTTATCAAGTAAGACAAGCAGTAGATATTCCGATTATTGCAATGGGCGGTGTTCAAAACGCGCAAGATGTTATAGACTATATTTCAGTGGGTGCGAATGCAGTGGCAGTCGGAACAGCAAACTTCCAAAATCCGATGGTTTGCAAGGAAATCATTGATGAACTGCCTGCATTGCTCGACGAACTTGGTGTAAACCATATCAATGAATTTTACAAAAGGACTTTTGAGGTGACAAAATAA
- a CDS encoding tyrosine-protein phosphatase yields MIDMHNHILIKADDGPQNKAEAIQLLRQAKDEGVTGIIATPHYTSVYKNTFDKVKLKVKELCKLKEVKALGIDIYPGQEVRISDHVLDDLKSGKVRGLNDSNYLLIEFPPNEVPEYTKQLFKALLREDYTPIIAHPERNSAIMKDMNLLYELVSEGALSQITSASLGGFFGKGLQLASIEMIRSNLTHFIASDAHQYDYRPFILNGLFEETGLKPIHHTIKALIDNADAIVSNRSINRNTPKLPTYSKELKAYLF; encoded by the coding sequence ATGATAGACATGCATAACCATATATTAATCAAAGCAGATGACGGACCTCAAAATAAAGCAGAAGCCATCCAATTATTACGCCAAGCAAAAGATGAAGGTGTAACAGGAATTATTGCGACACCACATTATACTTCAGTTTATAAAAATACTTTCGATAAAGTTAAGTTGAAAGTAAAAGAATTATGTAAATTAAAAGAAGTGAAAGCATTAGGAATTGATATTTATCCGGGACAAGAAGTAAGAATATCAGATCATGTTTTAGATGATTTGAAATCTGGTAAAGTCAGAGGCCTCAATGATTCAAATTATTTGTTGATTGAGTTTCCTCCGAATGAAGTACCAGAATATACAAAGCAACTCTTTAAAGCATTACTAAGAGAAGATTATACACCAATCATTGCACATCCTGAACGTAATAGTGCAATAATGAAAGATATGAATCTCTTGTATGAATTAGTAAGTGAAGGGGCATTAAGTCAAATTACTTCCGCATCTTTAGGCGGCTTTTTCGGTAAAGGTTTGCAACTCGCTTCCATTGAAATGATCCGCTCTAACCTTACACATTTCATCGCTTCAGATGCCCATCAATATGATTATCGACCATTCATCTTAAATGGATTATTTGAAGAAACAGGTTTAAAACCTATTCATCATACAATTAAAGCGTTGATTGATAATGCAGATGCGATAGTGAGTAATCGTTCTATCAATCGAAATACTCCTAAGTTGCCGACA
- the pyrE gene encoding orotate phosphoribosyltransferase, with protein MSKKIAQSLLDIGAVALSPNDLFTWSSGIKSPIYCDNRVTLAYPKVRNEIRDGLIALIQEHFSDAEIVSGTATAGIPHAAFISEKLDMPMSYVRSKSKSHGKQNQIEGAQSNGKKIVVVEDLISTGGSSLVAAEALREAGAEVVGVVAIFTYGLAKADKMFKDADIPFYTLSDYNELIEVAKEQGKISESDIQSLVEWRDNLA; from the coding sequence ATGTCTAAAAAAATTGCACAATCATTATTAGATATTGGTGCTGTAGCATTGTCACCAAATGATTTATTTACATGGAGTTCAGGAATTAAATCTCCGATTTATTGCGATAACCGTGTTACATTAGCGTATCCTAAAGTACGTAATGAAATCCGCGATGGCTTAATCGCATTAATTCAAGAACACTTCAGTGATGCAGAAATCGTATCTGGAACTGCGACAGCGGGCATTCCACATGCAGCATTCATCTCTGAAAAATTAGATATGCCGATGAGCTATGTACGTTCTAAAAGCAAAAGCCACGGTAAACAAAACCAAATCGAAGGTGCACAAAGCAACGGTAAAAAAATCGTAGTCGTTGAAGATTTGATTTCAACAGGCGGCTCTTCTTTAGTTGCAGCTGAAGCATTAAGAGAAGCAGGCGCTGAAGTAGTAGGCGTTGTTGCGATCTTTACTTACGGTTTAGCTAAAGCAGATAAAATGTTCAAAGATGCTGATATTCCATTCTATACATTAAGTGATTACAATGAATTAATCGAAGTGGCTAAAGAACAAGGTAAAATTTCTGAATCAGATATTCAGTCTTTAGTTGAATGGAGAGATAATTTAGCATAA
- a CDS encoding dihydroorotate dehydrogenase electron transfer subunit, whose translation MEQNIIVSNKEIADRIFEIKVKGPVTSKMTQPGQFVHIKVGEGSLHMLRRPISICHIEPEIDTFTMLYRAEGAGTQRLSQMRENDAIDIIAPLGNGFPVEKAERKALLVGGGIGVPPLYELSKQLNRQGIETVHVLGFRSKKDVFYADEFAQLGETHIVTEDGTIGSKGFVTNVISELPVDYDVYYTCGPKPMLKAIKEHEKLQDVEGFISLEERMGCGIGACYACVCHTPESETSYVKVCTDGPVFEKGAVIL comes from the coding sequence GTGGAACAAAATATTATCGTATCAAACAAAGAAATTGCTGACCGCATTTTTGAAATTAAAGTAAAAGGGCCTGTGACAAGCAAGATGACACAACCTGGGCAGTTCGTTCATATCAAAGTAGGTGAAGGATCATTGCACATGTTGAGAAGACCGATTTCAATTTGCCATATCGAACCTGAAATCGACACATTTACGATGTTGTACCGTGCAGAAGGTGCAGGAACACAGCGTCTTTCACAAATGCGTGAAAATGATGCGATTGATATTATCGCACCTTTAGGCAATGGTTTCCCTGTCGAAAAAGCAGAGCGCAAAGCTTTGCTTGTCGGCGGCGGTATTGGTGTTCCTCCTCTTTATGAGTTATCTAAACAATTAAATCGACAAGGTATTGAAACAGTGCATGTGCTTGGTTTCAGAAGCAAAAAAGATGTGTTTTACGCAGATGAATTTGCACAGCTCGGCGAAACACATATTGTGACAGAAGACGGCACAATAGGTTCAAAAGGTTTCGTAACGAATGTCATTTCTGAACTTCCGGTTGATTACGATGTGTATTACACATGCGGTCCTAAACCTATGTTAAAAGCGATTAAAGAACATGAAAAGCTGCAAGATGTTGAAGGATTTATTTCACTTGAAGAACGTATGGGCTGCGGTATCGGCGCATGTTATGCATGTGTGTGCCATACGCCTGAATCTGAAACAAGTTATGTCAAAGTATGTACAGACGGACCTGTATTTGAGAAAGGAGCAGTCATCCTATGA
- the carB gene encoding carbamoyl-phosphate synthase large subunit: MPRNNDIQTILVIGSGPIIIGQAAEFDYAGTQACLALKEEGYRVILVNSNPATIMTDKEIADKVYIEPLTHDFIARIIRKEQPDALLPTLGGQTGLNMAIQLHDSGVLEANNVRLLGTKLTSIQQAEDRELFRSLMNDLDVPVPESDIVHTVEQAFAFKEQVGYPLIVRPAFTMGGTGGGICHNDEELKEVVTNGLHYSPATQCLIEKSIAGFKEIEYEVMRDKNDNAIVVCNMENIDPVGIHTGDSIVVAPSQTLTDVEYQMLRDVSLKVIRALGIEGGCNVQLALDPYSMNYYIIEVNPRVSRSSALASKATGYPIAKLAAKIAVGLTLDEMLNPVTGTSYAAFEPALDYVISKIPRFPFDKFEKGERVLGTQMKATGEVMAIGRTYEESLLKAIRSLEYGVHHLGLPNGESYDLDYIKERILQQDDERLFFIGEAIRRGTTLEEIHEMTKIDYFFLNKFQHIIDIERELKAHKGDIEYLKYAKDYGFSDKVIAHRFGMKEEDVYQLRHDNDIKPVYKMVDTCAAEFESATPYYYGTYERDNESVVSDKQKVIVLGSGPIRIGQGVEFDYATVHAVWAIQNAGYEAIIVNNNPETVSTDFSISDKLYFEPLTEEDVMNIIDLEQPKGVVVQFGGQTAINLADKLARHGVQILGTSLENLNRAEDRKEFEELLNAIDVPQPKGKTATSPQEALDNAREIGYPVVVRPSYVLGGRAMEIVYNDTELENYMREAVKASPEHPVLVDRYLTGKEIEVDAISDGETVIIPGIMEHIERAGVHSGDSIAVYPPQTLSDEVIQTLEAYTVKLAKGLDIIGLINIQFVLAHDGVYVLEVNPRSSRTVPFLSKITDIPMAQLAMRAILGEKLSDLGYQPGLQPYSEGVYVKVPVFSFNKLKNVDITLGPEMKSTGEVMGKDLTLEKALFKGLTASGVEVKDHGTVLITVSDKDKDEMVKIAKRLNEVGYKILATSGTAQKLADNDIPVETVGKIGGEDDLLTRIQNGEVQIVINTMTKGKTIERDGFQIRRASVENGVPCLTSLDTANALTNVIESMTFTMRSM; this comes from the coding sequence ATGCCTAGAAATAATGACATCCAAACTATTTTAGTAATCGGTTCAGGACCGATTATTATCGGACAAGCTGCAGAGTTCGACTATGCTGGAACACAAGCATGTTTAGCCTTAAAAGAAGAAGGCTACCGTGTTATCTTAGTCAACTCCAACCCAGCTACTATCATGACAGACAAAGAAATCGCAGATAAAGTTTACATTGAACCGTTAACTCATGATTTTATCGCACGTATTATCCGTAAAGAACAACCTGATGCTTTATTACCGACATTAGGCGGACAAACAGGTTTGAATATGGCGATTCAATTGCACGACAGCGGTGTGCTTGAAGCTAACAATGTACGTTTACTAGGTACAAAATTAACTTCGATTCAACAAGCAGAAGACCGTGAATTATTCAGAAGCTTAATGAACGATTTAGATGTACCAGTACCTGAAAGCGATATCGTGCATACAGTAGAACAAGCCTTTGCCTTTAAGGAACAAGTCGGTTATCCGTTAATCGTACGTCCTGCCTTTACAATGGGCGGCACAGGCGGCGGTATTTGCCATAACGACGAAGAACTTAAAGAAGTTGTGACGAACGGTTTGCATTATAGTCCTGCAACACAATGTTTGATTGAAAAATCGATTGCGGGCTTTAAAGAAATCGAATACGAAGTAATGCGCGATAAAAATGATAACGCGATTGTAGTCTGCAACATGGAAAATATCGATCCGGTCGGAATTCATACCGGAGATTCGATTGTAGTTGCACCGAGCCAAACTTTAACAGATGTTGAATATCAAATGTTGAGAGATGTATCGTTGAAAGTCATTCGTGCATTAGGTATTGAAGGCGGCTGTAACGTACAACTCGCATTAGATCCTTACTCAATGAATTACTACATCATTGAAGTGAACCCGCGTGTGTCACGTTCATCCGCATTAGCGTCTAAAGCAACAGGTTATCCGATTGCGAAATTAGCTGCGAAAATTGCGGTAGGCTTAACTTTAGATGAAATGTTAAACCCAGTCACAGGTACTTCATATGCTGCATTCGAACCCGCATTAGACTATGTCATTTCTAAGATTCCGCGTTTCCCATTCGATAAATTCGAAAAAGGCGAACGTGTTTTAGGTACACAAATGAAAGCAACAGGTGAAGTTATGGCCATCGGCCGAACTTACGAAGAGTCATTATTAAAAGCAATACGCTCATTAGAATATGGTGTCCATCATTTAGGATTGCCGAATGGAGAAAGTTACGATTTAGACTACATAAAAGAACGTATCTTACAACAAGATGATGAACGTCTCTTCTTTATTGGTGAAGCCATTCGACGCGGTACAACGCTCGAAGAGATTCATGAAATGACAAAAATCGATTACTTCTTCCTTAATAAATTCCAGCATATTATTGATATCGAACGCGAACTTAAAGCACATAAAGGCGATATCGAGTATTTAAAATATGCGAAGGATTACGGCTTCAGCGATAAAGTGATTGCGCACCGATTCGGAATGAAAGAAGAAGACGTTTATCAATTACGCCACGACAACGATATTAAACCAGTATACAAAATGGTAGATACATGTGCTGCAGAATTCGAATCTGCAACACCGTACTACTATGGCACATATGAAAGAGATAATGAGTCAGTTGTTTCAGACAAACAAAAAGTCATTGTACTTGGATCTGGACCGATTCGTATCGGACAAGGAGTTGAATTCGATTATGCGACAGTGCATGCTGTATGGGCGATTCAAAATGCAGGCTATGAAGCTATCATCGTCAATAATAACCCTGAAACAGTTTCAACTGACTTCTCTATCTCTGACAAACTCTATTTCGAACCTTTAACTGAAGAAGATGTCATGAATATCATCGACCTTGAACAGCCTAAAGGTGTAGTTGTGCAATTCGGCGGTCAAACTGCCATTAACTTAGCAGACAAACTTGCAAGACACGGTGTACAAATTCTAGGAACATCATTAGAGAACTTAAACCGTGCAGAAGACAGAAAAGAATTCGAAGAACTGTTGAATGCGATTGATGTACCGCAACCAAAAGGTAAAACAGCAACTTCGCCGCAAGAAGCGTTAGACAATGCACGTGAAATCGGTTATCCGGTGGTTGTACGTCCATCTTATGTCTTAGGCGGACGTGCGATGGAAATTGTTTATAATGATACTGAGCTTGAAAATTATATGAGAGAAGCTGTAAAAGCAAGTCCTGAACATCCGGTACTTGTGGACAGATACCTCACAGGTAAAGAAATTGAAGTCGATGCCATTTCAGACGGCGAAACAGTCATTATCCCAGGTATCATGGAACACATTGAAAGAGCCGGTGTTCACTCAGGCGACTCAATTGCGGTTTATCCGCCGCAAACATTGTCTGACGAAGTGATTCAAACTTTAGAAGCTTATACAGTCAAACTTGCGAAAGGGTTAGACATTATCGGATTAATCAACATCCAATTTGTGCTTGCGCATGATGGTGTCTATGTTTTAGAAGTCAACCCAAGATCAAGTCGTACAGTACCATTCTTAAGCAAAATCACAGACATTCCTATGGCACAACTTGCGATGCGTGCCATCTTAGGAGAAAAATTAAGCGACTTAGGTTATCAACCTGGTCTTCAACCTTACTCAGAAGGTGTGTATGTTAAAGTACCAGTCTTCAGTTTCAATAAATTGAAAAATGTAGATATCACACTCGGACCTGAAATGAAATCTACAGGTGAGGTTATGGGTAAAGACTTAACATTAGAAAAAGCTTTATTCAAAGGTTTGACAGCAAGCGGTGTAGAAGTGAAAGACCATGGCACAGTCTTGATTACTGTCAGTGATAAAGACAAAGATGAAATGGTTAAAATTGCGAAACGCCTCAATGAAGTCGGTTATAAAATTTTAGCGACATCAGGTACAGCACAAAAATTAGCTGACAATGATATCCCGGTTGAAACTGTCGGTAAAATCGGCGGTGAAGATGATTTATTGACACGTATCCAAAACGGAGAAGTGCAAATTGTCATTAACACAATGACAAAAGGGAAAACGATTGAAAGAGACGGCTTCCAAATCAGACGTGCTTCTGTTGAAAACGGTGTGCCGTGTCTGACTTCGTTAGATACAGCCAATGCATTGACAAATGTTATTGAAAGCATGACATTTACAATGCGCAGCATGTAG
- the wecB gene encoding non-hydrolyzing UDP-N-acetylglucosamine 2-epimerase codes for MKKIMVIFGTRPEAIKMAPLVKELEQNSNLEPNIVITAQHREMLDNVLKIFDIQPHHDLNIMKKNQSLAELTSRALTKLDEVIKEEQPDMILVHGDTTTTFVGGLAAFYNQIPVGHVEAGLRTGNKYSPFPEEINRLMVGNMAELNFSPTQKSAENLLKESKDKDSIFITGNTAIDALNTTIKKDYDSEIIEKYKDKQLILLTAHRRENIGEPMENIFKAVRDIVDEYSEIVVVYPIHRNPKVREIASKYLENHDRIELIEPLDVLEFHNFANQSYLILTDSGGVQEEAPSLGKPVLVLRDNTERPEGVKAGTLKVIGTKYSSIYNETKNILDNKEEYSKMSKASNPYGDGKTSKRICDIIEYYFGFKTERPKDFH; via the coding sequence ATGAAAAAAATCATGGTTATTTTTGGTACTAGGCCAGAAGCAATTAAAATGGCACCTTTAGTTAAAGAGTTAGAACAAAATTCTAACTTAGAGCCTAATATTGTAATTACAGCACAGCATAGAGAAATGTTGGATAATGTTTTAAAAATCTTTGATATTCAACCACATCATGATTTAAATATTATGAAAAAAAATCAATCACTAGCTGAATTGACATCTAGAGCATTAACTAAACTTGATGAAGTAATAAAGGAAGAACAACCGGATATGATTCTAGTTCATGGTGATACTACAACTACTTTTGTTGGAGGTTTAGCTGCCTTTTATAATCAAATTCCAGTAGGACATGTAGAAGCTGGGTTGAGAACCGGTAATAAATATTCACCATTCCCAGAAGAAATAAATCGTCTCATGGTTGGTAATATGGCTGAGTTGAATTTTTCTCCTACACAAAAATCAGCTGAAAACTTGTTGAAAGAAAGTAAAGATAAAGACAGTATATTTATTACAGGCAATACAGCTATAGATGCATTAAATACAACTATTAAAAAAGATTATGATTCCGAAATTATTGAAAAATATAAAGATAAGCAATTAATACTTTTAACAGCTCACAGAAGAGAAAATATTGGTGAACCGATGGAAAATATTTTCAAAGCAGTTAGAGATATAGTTGATGAATATTCTGAAATAGTTGTGGTGTATCCAATACACAGAAATCCTAAAGTTAGAGAAATAGCTTCTAAATACTTAGAAAATCATGATCGCATCGAGTTAATTGAACCTCTAGATGTTTTAGAATTCCATAATTTTGCAAATCAATCTTATTTAATTCTAACTGATTCTGGAGGGGTTCAAGAAGAAGCACCATCATTAGGAAAGCCTGTTTTAGTACTAAGAGATAACACTGAAAGACCGGAAGGTGTTAAAGCTGGTACATTAAAAGTAATAGGTACAAAATACAGCTCGATTTATAATGAAACTAAAAACATTTTGGATAATAAAGAAGAATATTCAAAAATGAGTAAAGCTAGCAATCCGTATGGTGATGGTAAAACATCAAAGCGTATTTGTGATATTATAGAATATTACTTTGGATTTAAAACAGAAAGACCGAAAGATTTTCACTAA
- a CDS encoding carbamoyl phosphate synthase small subunit, which yields MLEKRYLVFEDGSIYEGRKLGSDNLTKGEIVFNTAMTGYQETISDPSYTGQIITFTYPLIGNYGINRDDFESLVPSLSGVVVKEASTHPSNFRKQKTFNDVLVQYDIPGISGVDTRSITRKIREHGVLKAGFTDHPEAIPELIEELQHFELSRDEVPMVSTKSPYVSTGSDLSVVLVDFGKKQNIVRELNARGCNVTVVPYNTSADTIISMSPDGVMLSNGPGDPEDVPEAVEMIKGILGKIPFFGICLGHQLFALSQGATTFKMKFGHRGANHPVKDLATGKIALTSQNHGYAIDEASVAQTDLEVTHLALNDGTVEGLKHKTLPAFSVQYHPEACPGPTDSNYLFDQFITMMKEYKEKERFVNA from the coding sequence ATGTTAGAAAAACGATATCTTGTATTTGAAGACGGTTCAATTTACGAGGGGAGAAAGCTTGGATCTGACAATTTAACAAAAGGTGAAATTGTCTTTAACACAGCAATGACGGGTTATCAGGAAACAATTTCCGACCCGTCATATACTGGACAAATTATTACCTTTACGTATCCGCTGATTGGAAACTATGGCATCAACCGTGATGATTTTGAATCACTTGTACCAAGTTTGAGCGGTGTAGTAGTTAAAGAAGCCAGCACACATCCAAGCAACTTTCGTAAACAAAAGACTTTCAACGACGTATTAGTTCAATATGATATTCCAGGTATTTCAGGTGTAGATACACGCAGTATTACACGAAAAATTCGTGAACACGGTGTTTTAAAAGCTGGTTTTACAGACCATCCTGAAGCAATACCTGAACTCATAGAAGAACTCCAACATTTTGAACTCTCTCGTGACGAAGTACCGATGGTATCTACGAAATCACCTTATGTTTCAACAGGATCTGATTTAAGCGTAGTACTTGTGGACTTCGGTAAAAAGCAAAATATCGTTAGAGAACTGAATGCACGCGGATGTAATGTAACAGTGGTACCTTACAATACATCGGCTGACACAATCATCAGCATGTCACCGGACGGTGTCATGCTTTCTAATGGCCCTGGCGACCCTGAAGATGTACCTGAAGCTGTCGAAATGATTAAAGGCATTTTAGGCAAAATTCCATTCTTCGGCATTTGTTTAGGTCATCAGCTTTTCGCCTTATCACAAGGGGCAACAACCTTTAAAATGAAATTCGGACATCGCGGTGCGAACCACCCGGTCAAAGATTTAGCAACAGGTAAAATTGCTTTAACCAGCCAAAACCATGGTTATGCGATTGATGAAGCCTCTGTTGCACAAACAGATTTAGAAGTGACACATCTTGCTTTGAATGATGGCACAGTAGAAGGATTAAAACATAAAACGCTTCCTGCTTTTTCAGTACAATATCATCCAGAAGCATGCCCAGGACCTACTGATTCAAACTATTTATTCGATCAATTCATTACGATGATGAAGGAATATAAAGAGAAGGAGCGTTTTGTCAATGCCTAG
- the pyrF gene encoding orotidine-5'-phosphate decarboxylase: protein MANRNLPLPIIALDFATAEEVEHFLDLFDEPLYIKIGMELYYQTGPELINKIKSRGHDIFLDLKLHDIPNTVKQAMAGLGRLNVDLVNVHAAGGTEMMRQAVEGLRSVNKDTKIIAVTQLTSTTEEMLHKEQNIQTSIEEAVLNYARLTKEAGLDGVVCSPLEAELLTKELGSDFLKVTPGIRPAHYAQDDQKRITTPDKAREMGSTHIVVGRPITQSENPVESYHHIKESWLG, encoded by the coding sequence ATGGCAAATCGTAATTTACCTTTACCGATTATCGCATTAGACTTTGCGACGGCTGAGGAAGTAGAACATTTCTTAGATTTATTTGATGAACCTTTATACATCAAAATCGGGATGGAGCTTTACTATCAAACAGGACCAGAACTCATTAACAAAATCAAATCACGCGGTCATGACATTTTCTTAGACTTGAAATTGCATGATATTCCGAACACAGTGAAACAAGCAATGGCAGGTTTAGGCCGCTTGAACGTTGATTTAGTAAACGTACACGCAGCGGGCGGTACAGAAATGATGCGCCAAGCTGTCGAAGGTTTGCGCAGTGTCAATAAAGACACAAAGATTATTGCGGTAACGCAATTAACTTCTACAACAGAAGAAATGCTGCATAAAGAGCAGAATATCCAAACTTCTATTGAAGAAGCGGTATTAAATTATGCACGTTTAACAAAAGAAGCAGGACTTGACGGTGTCGTATGTTCACCATTAGAAGCAGAGTTGCTGACAAAAGAATTAGGTTCAGATTTCTTGAAAGTCACACCTGGTATCCGTCCTGCACATTATGCACAAGATGATCAAAAACGTATTACAACACCAGATAAAGCACGTGAAATGGGTTCAACACACATTGTCGTAGGACGTCCGATCACACAAAGTGAAAATCCGGTAGAAAGCTATCATCATATTAAAGAAAGTTGGTTAGGTTAA